Proteins found in one Sporosarcina jeotgali genomic segment:
- a CDS encoding TIGR03826 family flagellar region protein, whose amino-acid sequence MAELRHCPSCGDFFNYTGVREVCGKCGMNEERVYEEVYRFLRKRENRAATVERIVEMTEATESMLHKWVRKGRLQPAMFPNLGYPCDNCGKLTSKGKLCDTCTADLKSDLKTFEAATEFREAIQQKEQATYLSERKR is encoded by the coding sequence ATGGCAGAACTAAGACATTGCCCATCATGCGGCGACTTTTTCAACTACACAGGCGTCCGCGAAGTATGCGGAAAATGCGGCATGAACGAAGAACGCGTTTACGAAGAAGTGTACCGCTTCCTACGTAAACGAGAAAACCGCGCAGCCACAGTCGAACGCATCGTCGAAATGACCGAAGCAACAGAATCCATGCTCCACAAATGGGTACGAAAAGGACGCTTGCAGCCCGCAATGTTTCCGAATCTAGGCTATCCATGCGATAATTGCGGCAAGCTGACTTCCAAAGGAAAACTATGCGACACATGCACAGCCGACCTGAAATCAGACCTGAAAACCTTCGAAGCCGCAACAGAATTCAGAGAAGCCATCCAGCAAAAAGAACAAGCAACCTATCTATCTGAACGTAAAAGATAA
- a CDS encoding DEAD/DEAH box helicase, whose amino-acid sequence MNKPFDPAVRDFLDGRIWLRQHTPFSVEKIDEHIENGMIETIPGVTMKKGLLGQLHCKCARCENEDPQLVTTFHCLRCDGPCAYCRNCLQMGRVSVCTELIIWNGPKTEYPTEHALAWEGTLTKHQKRASEELYESTVLARPHLIHAVCGSGKTEILFEPIHKLLTAGKRVCIAAPRVDVILELEPRLRAAFPSTKLEALYGGADVTAFDAQLILATTHQLYRFRRAFDAIFVDEADAFPYTAEKTLQQAVRKAAKPGAPIHFVTATPSDRLLTEIKKTGAVSTIYRRYHGHPLPGPRNEPLWNYSKQLSKGKLPKALEKWIIKRLELNEPFLVFFHEIELMMKAENAFRQLDDRIRAVHSAHPDRKQHVQDLRAGKIPGLLTTTILERGITIKNVQVAVVGAEQSIFDKGALVQIGGRVGRNVNHPSGDFVLFHNGISYAMDSARREIERLNAGGDAK is encoded by the coding sequence ATGAACAAACCATTCGATCCGGCCGTCAGAGACTTTCTGGACGGTCGCATTTGGTTGCGTCAGCACACCCCTTTTTCTGTGGAGAAAATTGACGAACATATTGAAAACGGAATGATTGAAACGATTCCTGGCGTTACGATGAAAAAAGGGCTTTTGGGTCAGCTTCACTGTAAATGTGCACGTTGTGAAAATGAAGACCCACAGTTAGTTACCACTTTCCATTGTTTGCGATGTGATGGCCCATGTGCGTATTGTCGAAACTGTCTGCAAATGGGAAGGGTATCCGTTTGTACAGAACTCATCATATGGAACGGACCGAAAACGGAATATCCGACTGAACACGCACTTGCTTGGGAAGGAACGTTGACGAAACATCAGAAGCGGGCATCTGAAGAACTGTATGAAAGCACTGTGCTAGCCCGTCCGCATCTTATTCACGCAGTGTGCGGATCTGGAAAGACAGAAATTTTATTTGAACCGATTCATAAATTACTGACAGCGGGGAAGCGGGTCTGTATTGCAGCGCCTAGAGTTGACGTGATCTTAGAACTTGAACCAAGGCTGCGTGCCGCATTTCCATCCACAAAGCTAGAAGCGCTATATGGCGGAGCGGACGTTACAGCATTCGACGCCCAGCTCATCTTAGCGACAACCCATCAGCTCTACCGATTCCGTCGCGCATTCGATGCGATTTTTGTCGATGAAGCCGATGCGTTTCCCTATACTGCAGAGAAAACACTGCAGCAAGCGGTTCGAAAAGCTGCGAAACCCGGAGCACCGATCCATTTTGTCACTGCAACACCGTCCGACAGACTACTCACGGAAATAAAGAAAACAGGTGCTGTGTCCACAATCTATCGACGCTATCACGGCCATCCACTGCCAGGACCGCGAAACGAACCACTCTGGAACTACTCCAAACAGCTATCTAAAGGAAAACTCCCGAAAGCTCTCGAGAAATGGATCATAAAACGGCTCGAACTAAACGAACCTTTCCTAGTATTCTTTCATGAAATTGAATTAATGATGAAAGCAGAAAATGCGTTTCGCCAATTAGACGATCGAATTCGAGCTGTCCATTCCGCGCATCCTGATCGAAAACAGCACGTCCAAGACTTGCGTGCAGGGAAGATACCCGGATTACTCACGACAACCATTCTGGAACGCGGCATTACCATCAAAAATGTCCAAGTGGCGGTCGTCGGTGCAGAACAATCCATTTTCGACAAAGGCGCACTCGTCCAAATCGGAGGACGTGTCGGACGAAACGTGAACCATCCGTCAGGTGATTTCGTCCTGTTCCACAACGGCATCAGTTACGCGATGGACAGCGCACGCCGGGAAATTGAACGATTAAACGCGGGAGGCGATGCGAAGTGA
- a CDS encoding flagellar protein FliS — protein sequence MITVKQAATAYRKMNAASLPPLTAVCQALAAIDQQLDESLHHLGHQDERWRDELLQAQQFLFELMAMTDASSVEGERLLTLYIYVNQTLVTASLKANADAIAEVQEIVRSLHADWQHAQRKQMMTPYI from the coding sequence ATGATCACTGTTAAACAAGCGGCTACAGCCTATCGTAAAATGAATGCCGCATCACTGCCGCCCCTCACCGCGGTATGCCAGGCACTTGCTGCGATTGACCAGCAGCTGGATGAATCCCTTCACCATCTTGGACACCAGGATGAGCGCTGGCGCGACGAACTTTTACAAGCCCAGCAATTTCTTTTCGAATTAATGGCCATGACAGACGCTTCCTCTGTAGAAGGCGAGCGGCTGCTGACGCTTTATATTTATGTCAATCAAACCTTAGTCACTGCATCGCTTAAAGCGAACGCGGATGCAATTGCAGAAGTCCAAGAGATTGTGAGAAGCCTGCATGCCGACTGGCAGCATGCTCAGAGAAAACAAATGATGACGCCGTATATTTGA
- a CDS encoding enoyl-CoA hydratase-related protein produces the protein METILLEKKDGIAWVTLNRPEAMNAFNYDMIRELGETIEQIRIDPEVRVVVLTGSGERALSVGADLKERKTLADVDVKRNLNKIGEVFTMIDQLPQPTIAMINGFAFGGGMELALACDFRFAAMSAVMGLTETGLAIIPGAGGTQRLPRLVGEAKALELILTAQRMSASDAALCGLVTRTVEDAVLQEETQAFADKILANGPIGVQQAKFAIKQGMKADLATGLTIERKAYEITIPTEDRIEALNAFAEKRKPEFKGR, from the coding sequence TTGGAAACGATTTTACTGGAAAAGAAGGACGGGATTGCTTGGGTGACGCTGAATCGTCCTGAGGCGATGAATGCATTTAATTACGACATGATCCGGGAACTTGGGGAAACCATCGAGCAGATTCGAATTGATCCGGAAGTACGGGTGGTCGTGCTGACTGGGTCCGGAGAACGCGCACTCAGTGTGGGGGCTGATTTGAAAGAACGCAAGACATTAGCTGACGTTGACGTAAAACGGAATTTGAATAAAATCGGTGAAGTGTTCACGATGATCGATCAGCTGCCGCAGCCGACGATTGCGATGATTAATGGCTTCGCGTTCGGCGGCGGTATGGAACTCGCGCTAGCATGTGACTTCCGGTTTGCAGCGATGTCTGCTGTCATGGGGTTGACGGAGACGGGTCTTGCGATCATTCCAGGGGCCGGCGGAACACAGCGTTTACCGCGTTTAGTTGGTGAAGCAAAAGCGCTTGAGCTCATTTTGACAGCTCAGCGAATGAGCGCATCTGATGCCGCATTATGCGGACTCGTGACGCGTACTGTCGAAGATGCTGTGCTGCAAGAAGAGACACAGGCGTTTGCCGACAAAATTCTCGCAAATGGGCCAATCGGGGTGCAGCAGGCGAAATTTGCGATTAAACAAGGAATGAAGGCGGATCTTGCGACAGGGCTGACGATCGAACGGAAGGCGTATGAAATTACGATTCCGACAGAGGATCGAATTGAAGCGCTGAATGCGTTCGCTGAGAAAAGGAAGCCGGAGTTTAAGGGACGGTAA
- a CDS encoding flagellin has translation MRINSNEQIQMAANRGVRNDKQIEKSLRHLGSGLKIATSADNAAGSAISETMRAQIRGISQAQRNMQDGLSVLESSNEGMNNVNGLLQRARELAVQSANGTFTDSDRVASGLELEQIFAAINDTADKLEFNTMKILGEDSELTLQVGGQAAQHMKISLFDVHTDAIGLGGASLATQEDAEKMISTIDDALGTVTGYLAKIGAQMESLEHHLSNAGVFEVNLNKSLSLLEDADMAREMMDFVGSDIRKKGDELLIKHVNSTLQESLGLLK, from the coding sequence GTGCGGATAAATAGCAACGAACAAATTCAGATGGCAGCGAACCGCGGTGTGCGGAATGACAAGCAGATTGAGAAGTCGCTTCGTCATCTGGGAAGCGGATTAAAAATTGCAACGAGTGCCGACAATGCTGCGGGCTCTGCGATTTCTGAAACTATGCGCGCACAGATTCGCGGGATTTCGCAAGCCCAGCGCAATATGCAGGACGGATTGTCTGTTCTTGAATCTTCCAATGAAGGAATGAACAACGTCAATGGCTTACTGCAGCGAGCGCGGGAGCTGGCGGTTCAGTCTGCGAATGGAACGTTTACGGATTCAGACCGGGTAGCAAGCGGATTAGAGCTGGAGCAGATCTTTGCTGCCATCAATGATACAGCGGATAAACTCGAGTTCAATACGATGAAAATTCTCGGGGAAGATTCGGAGTTGACACTTCAAGTTGGCGGGCAAGCCGCGCAGCATATGAAGATCAGTCTGTTCGATGTCCATACGGATGCAATCGGGCTTGGAGGTGCGTCCCTCGCTACTCAAGAAGATGCAGAGAAGATGATCAGTACGATTGACGATGCACTCGGAACGGTTACAGGGTATCTGGCAAAAATCGGTGCACAAATGGAATCGCTCGAGCATCATTTATCAAACGCCGGCGTTTTTGAAGTGAACTTGAACAAGTCGTTATCTTTGCTGGAAGACGCGGACATGGCGAGAGAAATGATGGACTTCGTCGGATCCGACATCCGTAAAAAGGGCGACGAACTGTTGATTAAACATGTGAATAGCACGCTGCAGGAATCACTTGGATTGCTGAAATGA
- a CDS encoding late competence development ComFB family protein, with protein MGVHNVMEDVVRDTLLSYKNKMNLTCDCEQCLSDISALALNELPPRYIANSKYSPYVRATHEADMQGATTIIAVIAKSAALVSKSPRCEAFALKQGQ; from the coding sequence GTGGGAGTCCACAATGTAATGGAAGACGTCGTTCGTGACACGCTGCTGTCGTATAAGAATAAGATGAATCTTACATGTGACTGCGAGCAATGCTTAAGTGACATTTCAGCACTGGCACTTAACGAGCTGCCGCCCAGATATATCGCAAATTCTAAATACAGCCCGTACGTCCGCGCTACGCATGAGGCAGATATGCAGGGGGCAACCACGATTATCGCCGTCATCGCTAAGTCAGCAGCACTCGTATCGAAGAGTCCGCGCTGTGAGGCGTTTGCGCTGAAACAAGGACAATGA
- a CDS encoding ComF family protein, whose amino-acid sequence MNPCLLCMKPISEIASWQSFFGLEKKKTLCDDCSKRFVRADIKEDGYVLDSVHSLYEYDDAMRDWLHQYKFLQDLALAQVFAKELWQSFSSKDIIVPIPMHPERARLRTFSHVETLLNEAKRPYIQLLKKTTTGVMGEKSKQERLDMENLFELIPSAAVQPITYRLVDDIYTTGTTLRQAAAVLKRAGAARVEAVTLIRSIQK is encoded by the coding sequence GTGAACCCATGCTTACTCTGTATGAAACCCATCTCAGAAATCGCTTCCTGGCAATCGTTCTTCGGACTGGAAAAGAAAAAGACACTTTGTGACGACTGTTCAAAACGCTTCGTTCGTGCCGACATAAAGGAAGATGGCTACGTACTGGATTCCGTTCATTCTCTTTACGAGTATGACGACGCCATGCGCGACTGGCTTCATCAATATAAGTTCTTGCAGGACCTTGCTCTTGCACAAGTGTTTGCCAAGGAACTGTGGCAGTCATTTTCCAGCAAGGACATCATCGTGCCGATTCCCATGCATCCCGAACGTGCACGGTTACGGACATTTTCACACGTTGAAACGTTATTGAATGAAGCAAAGCGACCTTACATCCAGCTTCTTAAAAAAACAACGACGGGTGTCATGGGAGAAAAGTCGAAACAAGAACGGCTCGATATGGAGAATTTATTTGAATTAATACCAAGTGCAGCAGTTCAACCAATTACTTATCGGCTTGTAGATGACATCTATACAACAGGAACAACACTGCGCCAGGCAGCAGCCGTCTTGAAACGAGCCGGCGCCGCACGGGTAGAAGCAGTGACACTCATACGATCCATTCAGAAATGA
- a CDS encoding flagellar protein FlgN — MTIESILGQLDQLEKLHRSLLRIANEKTVLIKQNDISGLDQLLKDEQAHLAAILQTDKARETAVVAFFTEQGRPVPLQPTITDVLNIIQEPEHTQLKEAKDRLLHAIHELKWQNDLNQKLTYQSLQFVNLSLDMVRPRTESVNYSKNEVQGNPTTKKLASFDSQA; from the coding sequence ATGACAATCGAATCGATTCTAGGTCAGCTCGACCAATTGGAGAAACTTCATAGAAGCCTGCTGCGCATCGCGAACGAAAAAACGGTACTCATCAAGCAGAACGACATCAGCGGACTCGATCAGCTGCTAAAAGACGAGCAGGCCCATCTCGCTGCAATCCTGCAGACAGACAAAGCCCGCGAAACAGCAGTCGTTGCGTTTTTCACCGAACAAGGACGTCCGGTACCCTTGCAACCGACCATCACCGATGTGCTCAACATCATCCAAGAGCCGGAACACACACAGCTCAAGGAGGCGAAGGACCGTCTCCTGCACGCGATTCATGAATTGAAATGGCAGAACGATCTGAACCAGAAGCTCACCTACCAATCGCTTCAATTCGTGAATCTGTCGCTGGACATGGTCCGTCCACGGACCGAATCCGTGAACTACTCAAAAAACGAAGTGCAAGGCAATCCAACAACTAAAAAACTAGCATCATTCGATTCGCAAGCTTGA
- the flgL gene encoding flagellar hook-associated protein FlgL, which produces MRVTQSMLSNNMLRNLSSSYNKLGKLQEQIDTGKKVTRPSDDPVVVMKSLGYGMQVEKVDQYQKNLGQVNNWLDSSEDALDGAGSILQRAKELATNAANTGSMTKDDRDKIKIELNQLQEQMRDLANTKVGDKYLFSGTMTDKPLYDKDNGGYPNLATDVPAPTGPIIDGYTSNVEIEVFDSVSLRVNTNAAEMFKDIDKLFDGLNAKVDATGEADDNINFGEAISNIDKQLDVVLTKRADIGARSNRAELMHNRLEMQEGAAKKQRSLNEDVDMEKAITEMITSESIHRAALSVGARIIQPSLVDFLR; this is translated from the coding sequence ATGCGTGTAACACAATCAATGCTTTCTAATAATATGCTACGTAATCTGTCTAGCAGTTATAATAAATTGGGTAAACTCCAAGAACAAATCGATACAGGTAAAAAAGTGACTCGTCCTTCTGATGATCCCGTAGTCGTGATGAAAAGTTTAGGTTATGGCATGCAAGTTGAAAAAGTGGATCAGTATCAAAAGAACTTAGGTCAAGTGAACAACTGGCTGGATAGTTCTGAGGATGCATTGGACGGAGCTGGATCGATTTTACAGCGAGCTAAAGAACTTGCAACGAACGCAGCTAACACTGGTTCCATGACGAAAGACGATCGCGATAAAATTAAAATTGAACTCAACCAGCTGCAAGAACAAATGCGAGACTTAGCGAATACCAAAGTTGGAGATAAATATCTCTTCAGCGGGACGATGACGGATAAGCCATTGTATGATAAAGATAATGGCGGATATCCTAACTTAGCAACCGATGTTCCTGCGCCTACTGGACCTATAATAGATGGATATACGAGTAATGTAGAAATTGAAGTATTCGACTCGGTATCATTACGCGTTAATACGAATGCAGCTGAAATGTTTAAAGATATTGATAAACTATTTGACGGACTTAATGCGAAAGTAGATGCAACAGGTGAAGCGGATGATAACATTAATTTCGGGGAAGCCATTTCAAATATTGATAAACAACTAGACGTTGTATTGACAAAGCGTGCCGACATTGGTGCACGTTCGAATCGTGCAGAACTCATGCACAACCGTCTGGAAATGCAAGAAGGCGCAGCGAAGAAACAACGGTCGTTAAACGAAGATGTTGATATGGAAAAAGCCATTACAGAAATGATTACTTCAGAATCTATACATCGCGCCGCACTTTCTGTAGGTGCACGTATTATTCAACCATCCTTGGTGGACTTCCTGCGATAA
- the flgM gene encoding flagellar biosynthesis anti-sigma factor FlgM: protein MKINNNPIPPVNPYRANQVKNEKANLEKTVQSDRLEISKEAKSLSEVNPVTAQRNEKVSALKAQIQAGTYKVDAEQLASDLIGYYQPKQ, encoded by the coding sequence ATGAAGATTAATAACAACCCTATCCCACCTGTGAACCCGTACCGGGCGAATCAAGTGAAAAATGAAAAAGCGAACCTCGAGAAAACGGTTCAAAGCGACAGACTGGAAATTTCGAAAGAGGCAAAATCACTTTCTGAAGTAAATCCTGTGACAGCACAGCGAAACGAAAAAGTCAGCGCATTGAAAGCTCAAATCCAAGCCGGCACATATAAGGTCGACGCGGAACAGCTCGCTTCCGATCTGATCGGCTATTACCAGCCCAAACAATAA
- the flgK gene encoding flagellar hook-associated protein FlgK codes for MGSTFMGLETSKRGLQTQQSALYTTGHNISNANTLGYSRQRVNMEATSGFPGVGLNAGTMPGFLGTGVTAGSIQRIRDGFVDKQFRDETNKLGYWESRTDAISQMEDVLAEPSEYGLQQSLTDFWKSLGVLSTDPENGGARAVVVERGVAVADSFNYIHKSLKNIQDNLGKEIGASVNTINSILKQVGDLNKQITDVEPNGYMPNDLYDARDNLLDQLSQLVPIEVKYEKSGGNALAIAEGSVTVTIKTKGSEGLKVVEGKEFAQMRTKSVNTSSDNVNPNGDIEGFYLVKLNPDGSDMKVDRNMVEETGTPTYIRHEDFLDQGKLKSLVNSFGKDDGKGLYPEMIDKLNLMAQKFAEKFNEVHKSGTDSKGDKGLDFFVPSDGTISASTIKINSKIQDDPSRLAASDSATAEAGNGNNAKNLGDVLFDKDIDLGNDSVQSFFSGKIIGELGVKGQQAINMTKNAGTLLGAVSNRRDSISSVSLDEEMTNMISFQQAYNASARMITVVDETLDKIINGMGVVGR; via the coding sequence ATGGGTTCCACATTTATGGGATTAGAAACAAGCAAACGCGGCCTGCAAACCCAGCAGTCCGCTCTTTATACGACAGGGCATAATATTAGTAATGCCAATACGCTTGGTTATTCACGTCAGCGTGTGAATATGGAAGCTACTTCAGGATTCCCGGGAGTAGGATTGAATGCTGGAACGATGCCTGGATTTCTTGGTACCGGAGTAACAGCGGGTTCTATTCAACGTATTCGTGATGGATTTGTAGATAAACAATTTAGAGATGAAACAAACAAACTAGGATACTGGGAATCTCGAACAGATGCCATTTCTCAAATGGAAGATGTATTAGCGGAACCCTCGGAATACGGATTACAGCAATCACTCACAGACTTCTGGAAATCACTTGGTGTACTTTCTACAGATCCTGAAAATGGCGGAGCACGTGCAGTTGTGGTTGAAAGAGGCGTAGCCGTTGCTGATTCTTTCAATTATATTCATAAATCATTGAAAAACATTCAAGATAATCTTGGAAAAGAGATTGGCGCTTCAGTCAACACAATCAACTCCATTTTGAAACAAGTCGGCGATTTAAATAAACAAATTACGGATGTTGAGCCTAATGGGTACATGCCGAATGATTTGTATGATGCACGAGACAACCTATTAGATCAGTTATCGCAACTCGTTCCAATTGAAGTGAAGTATGAAAAGTCCGGTGGAAACGCATTGGCTATTGCTGAAGGTAGTGTAACAGTTACGATTAAAACTAAAGGCAGTGAAGGCTTAAAAGTTGTAGAAGGCAAAGAATTTGCTCAGATGCGAACTAAGTCTGTCAATACATCTTCGGATAACGTTAACCCTAACGGAGATATTGAAGGATTCTATTTAGTGAAGCTCAATCCCGATGGAAGTGATATGAAAGTAGATAGAAATATGGTGGAAGAAACAGGAACACCAACTTATATTAGACATGAAGACTTCCTCGACCAAGGCAAATTAAAATCTCTAGTGAATTCTTTTGGTAAGGACGATGGAAAAGGACTTTATCCAGAGATGATTGATAAGCTGAACCTAATGGCTCAGAAATTTGCTGAAAAATTTAATGAGGTTCACAAATCAGGTACAGATTCAAAAGGTGATAAAGGATTAGACTTCTTCGTTCCGAGTGATGGGACTATTAGTGCGAGTACTATTAAGATTAATTCTAAAATTCAAGATGATCCAAGTAGACTAGCAGCCTCTGATTCAGCGACAGCAGAAGCAGGAAATGGAAACAATGCAAAAAATCTTGGTGATGTCTTATTCGATAAAGACATTGATCTTGGTAACGATAGCGTTCAATCCTTCTTCTCAGGTAAAATCATCGGGGAACTAGGTGTCAAAGGTCAACAAGCCATCAATATGACAAAAAATGCTGGAACGCTATTAGGCGCTGTGTCTAACCGACGCGATTCTATCAGTTCTGTATCCCTTGATGAAGAGATGACCAATATGATTTCATTCCAACAAGCATATAACGCATCTGCTCGTATGATTACTGTTGTAGATGAAACATTAGACAAAATCATCAACGGTATGGGTGTCGTCGGTAGATAA
- a CDS encoding DegV family protein, whose protein sequence is MNIAVVTDSTAYLPEDLRKRLQIHVVPLAVTIDGQDYDEEIDLTTEEFYDKVRGDGPLPKTSQPSVGQFAAKFTELKKAGADAIVSIHLSSGISGTYTGAVQAGELDEDLDVRAFDSEISCYMQGFYAIRAAELAQAGASIDDIMSELADMKQTMRAYFMVDDLSHLQRGGRLSSAQALIGGLLQVKPILHFVDKVIVPFEKIRTRKKAMKRIADLLAEDAAKMPLEASIIHGNQPEEAELWLAELSERLPDVKFTISHFGPVIGTHLGEGAMGLGWVKRKTNN, encoded by the coding sequence GTGAACATTGCAGTCGTTACAGACAGTACGGCCTACTTACCTGAAGACTTGCGCAAGCGGCTACAGATCCACGTCGTACCGCTAGCAGTGACAATAGATGGACAAGATTATGATGAAGAAATCGATTTGACGACTGAAGAATTCTACGACAAAGTACGCGGTGACGGTCCGCTGCCAAAGACATCGCAGCCGTCCGTCGGACAATTCGCAGCGAAATTCACCGAGTTGAAAAAGGCTGGAGCAGACGCAATCGTTTCCATACATTTATCGAGCGGCATCAGCGGTACATACACCGGTGCAGTCCAAGCCGGTGAGTTGGATGAAGACCTGGACGTTCGTGCATTCGATTCGGAAATTTCCTGTTATATGCAAGGGTTCTACGCCATTCGCGCAGCGGAACTGGCACAGGCAGGAGCATCGATTGACGACATCATGAGCGAACTCGCTGACATGAAACAAACGATGCGTGCATACTTCATGGTCGACGATCTATCACACTTGCAGCGCGGCGGCAGACTATCCAGTGCTCAGGCATTGATTGGCGGACTGTTACAAGTGAAACCCATCTTGCATTTTGTCGATAAAGTCATCGTGCCATTCGAGAAAATCCGCACACGCAAGAAAGCAATGAAGAGGATTGCGGATTTACTGGCGGAAGACGCAGCAAAAATGCCGCTGGAAGCCTCGATCATTCATGGCAATCAACCCGAAGAGGCTGAACTCTGGCTGGCAGAATTGAGCGAACGTCTCCCGGACGTCAAATTCACGATCAGCCATTTCGGTCCCGTTATCGGTACTCACCTCGGTGAAGGTGCCATGGGACTCGGCTGGGTCAAACGAAAAACGAACAACTAA
- a CDS encoding EAL and HDOD domain-containing protein: MDASVFVGRQPILDRNGNLFGYELLYRNSEVNRFPDVNPEKATIGVLVNTFLTIGVDRVSGAYPSFINFTGELLAQDLYDHLNPARVIIEVLEDVEITPTLLTKLRKLKNQGFRIALDDFVLSKEYEVEKGLFPLVDFIKVDFIQSDRAERQRIQNFVRMYPNVQLLAEKIETEVEFEEAKKAGYTLFQGYFFATPEVVSGAEVPSIEEHNFRIMDRLNTELPSIKDVASLITQDMSLTYKLLRFINTYAFGIPKKIKSIQQAIILIGLQETKKWLYIITIHQMGVGDGKGRIKALVDYSLVRAKMCELLAKRLGQQNSDEYFLVGMFSMLNVILQRDWDEIEHDIPLSDDVMHTLMGKSTQMAPYLQMAIAVERLDLPRMKALCKELDIPLNDLCVYSQEAIRWGRQLD, encoded by the coding sequence GTGGACGCAAGTGTATTTGTAGGAAGACAACCGATTTTAGACCGAAATGGAAACCTTTTCGGTTATGAACTTTTGTATCGCAACAGTGAAGTGAACCGATTTCCTGACGTCAATCCCGAGAAAGCGACAATCGGTGTCTTAGTCAATACATTCCTCACAATTGGAGTGGACCGCGTCTCTGGTGCCTATCCTTCTTTCATCAACTTTACAGGTGAATTGTTAGCACAAGATCTATACGATCATTTAAATCCAGCCAGAGTCATTATTGAAGTGTTGGAAGATGTCGAAATTACGCCGACGCTGCTGACGAAACTTCGTAAATTAAAAAACCAGGGCTTTCGGATTGCGCTCGATGACTTTGTGCTGAGTAAAGAATACGAAGTCGAAAAAGGGCTGTTCCCGCTCGTCGATTTCATCAAAGTCGATTTCATCCAATCAGACCGCGCGGAACGCCAGCGCATTCAAAACTTCGTGCGTATGTATCCGAACGTTCAGCTGCTCGCAGAAAAGATTGAAACAGAAGTCGAATTCGAAGAAGCGAAAAAGGCTGGCTATACGTTGTTCCAAGGGTATTTCTTTGCCACACCTGAAGTTGTTTCAGGGGCAGAAGTACCGTCTATAGAAGAACACAATTTCCGAATCATGGATCGATTGAATACGGAACTCCCCAGTATTAAGGATGTGGCAAGTCTCATTACACAAGACATGTCGCTGACATACAAACTGCTGCGCTTCATCAACACGTATGCGTTCGGCATACCAAAGAAAATCAAGTCGATACAGCAGGCAATCATCCTGATCGGACTGCAAGAAACGAAAAAGTGGCTCTATATCATTACCATCCATCAAATGGGTGTCGGGGACGGAAAAGGGCGTATCAAAGCGCTCGTCGACTACTCCCTCGTCCGCGCAAAAATGTGTGAGCTGCTCGCAAAACGGCTGGGCCAGCAAAACTCCGATGAATATTTCTTAGTCGGCATGTTTTCCATGCTGAACGTCATCCTGCAGCGGGATTGGGACGAAATTGAACACGACATTCCGTTATCGGACGACGTCATGCACACACTTATGGGCAAGTCGACGCAGATGGCTCCGTATCTTCAAATGGCCATTGCGGTCGAACGGCTCGATTTGCCAAGAATGAAAGCGTTATGCAAAGAACTCGACATCCCGTTGAACGACCTGTGCGTGTATTCGCAAGAAGCCATCCGCTGGGGACGGCAGCTGGACTAA